In Sphingobacterium sp. R2, the genomic stretch ATCCCGAAGATGAGGAAGTGGTTGCTGGTTATCGTGTCATTAAATGTGCTGACGCTGGAGAGGTAAATGGTGTGCCCAATTTGTCAACAGCGCATTATTTTCAGTTTTCTGATTTGTTCGCACAAGAGTATTTGCCTTACACCATAGAATTGGGGCGCTCTTTTGTTCAACCTAAATACCAACCCGCCATAGATAATCGAAAAGGAATTTTTTCATTAGATAACTTATGGGACGGCTTAGGAGCTTTGGTTATGCTTAATCCGGAAATAAAATATCTCTTCGGTAAGGTAACGATGTATCCGCATTACAATAAAGATGCGCGTGATATGCTACTTTACTTTATGGATTATTATTTCCCTGATCACGACAACTTGGTGTTACCCCTTCCTGCATTGGAAATCAAGAACGATTACGATCGTTTTATCGGCATTTTTGATGGATTGGATTATAGGGAGGGATATAAAGTTTTAAACAGTCGTGTAAGGGCATTGGGAGAGAACATTCCACCACTCATCAATACGTATATGAACCTTTCGCCAACCATGAAATCTTTTGGTATAGCACGTAATGATGAATTTGGTACGGTGGAGGAAAAAGGTATCTTAATTGTAATAGACGATGTATACCCTGGCAAGAAGGAACGTCATATGAATACGTTTGAGCGGGATCGTGAATATGGTCATCGAAAGCCTAAACGCGGGTAAAAAACTAAAAGGGGATTCATAAATTGAATCCCCTTTTAGCTGTTATAAAATACGCTAACTAGGCAGGCTTTATACATATATAGAGTGCAAAGGCTAAAATAGCGCCTATGATGGGCCCCAAGATAGGAATCCATGCATAGGACCAGTCCGAGCTGCCTTTACCTTTAATTGGCCAAAGCGCATGAAATAGGCGTGGACCGAGATCACGGGCAGGATTTATGGCATAGCCTGTAGTACCTCCTAATGATAGACCGATGGCCCAAACGACGAAAGCGACAGGAATAGCACCAAGGGAACCCATCCCGATGGGCTCAGTTTTTTCATTGATGGTAATCTCTTGGCCTGTAATGAAGAAAATCGCAAAAATTAACACAAAGGTTCCGATGATTTCACTCACCAGGTTTGTTGAAGTATTTCGTATGTTCGGTATAGTGGCAAAAACACCGAGTTTGGTCGTGGCATCTGAAGTAGCGTCAAAGTGATCTTTGTGCATGAAGTAGGTTAACATGGCGCCACAGAAACCGCCGGCAATTTGCGCAAGAATATAGCCAGGTACTTCCGTCCATGAGAGTCCATTATTCAGAGCGACAGCAATTGTTACTGCAGGGTTGAGGTGCGCACCGGTATAGGGTCCGGCAAATACTACCCCCACGTATACTGCAAGTGCCCATGCCGTAGTGATTACAATCCATCCTCCATTTTCTCCTTTTGTACCTTTCAATATAACGTTGGCGACAACTCCGTTCCCCAAAAGTAATAGGAGTGTTGTACCGATAAATTCTGCTAAATAATGGTTCATGCTTGTGGATTAGTTTTCGGTCCAGTACTGTAATGCTTTAACTCCTTTTGTCCAGAGTTTAATGATTTTGTTGGTTTGCTCTTCTTGTTCAGTTTCGGGTTCAAATAGACGATCTTGCGCCCAAAACTTCGATATTTCCTGCGGGTCTTTCCAATAGCCTACAGCTAGTCCTGCTAAGTATGCCGCGCCCAAAGCCGTTGTTTCTGTAATTTTAGGTCGCACAACGTTGCAATTGAGTATATTAGCCTGAATTTGCATGAGTAGGTCATTTCCAGTCGCACCACCATCTACACGCAATTCTTTGATTGGTATGCCACTATCAGCCCCCATTGCCTGTAGTACATCCCGTGTCTGAAGGGAGATTGCTTCGAGCGAAGCGCGTGCAATATGGCCATTCGTTGTTGCGCGCGTGAGTCCAAATAAAGTGCCTTGTGCACGGGCATTCCAGTATGGTGCTCCCAAACCTGCAAATGTTGGGATAAAGGTGACGCCACCATTATCTTTTTCTGTAAGTGCCAGTTGTTCAACGTCGGCCGACTTATGGATAATGTTAAGATTGTCGCGCAACCATTGGACCAGTGCGCCGCCGATGAATATGCTGCCTTCTAATGCATATTCTGTTCTTCCGTTGATTTTCCATGCAACGGTTGTTAATAGGTTGTTCTTTGATCGGATTGGTTTATCGCCAATATTCATTAACATAAAGCATCCTGTTCCGTATGTATTTTTGACCATTCCTTTCTCGATACATTGCTGTCCAAAAAGTGCCGCTTGCTGATCGCCGGCAATTCCTGCTATTTTGACTTTGTGTGCAAAAATGGTCGTCCGGGATTCTCCATATATTTCGCTGCTTTCTTTTACTTGCGGAAGCATGGCCGCGGGGATGTCAAACAATTCAAGGAGTTCCTCATCCCATTCCATGCTGTGGATATTAAACAGTAAGGTACGGGATGCGTTAGTAACGTCAGTGATGTGCGCGTCGCCGCGGGTGAGGTTCCAGACGAGCCAGGTGTCGATCGTTCCACAAATTAATTCTCCGTTTTGTGCCTTTTCCCGCGCCCCCTCTACATTGTCCAGAATCCATTTGATTTTGGTAGCAGAGAAATACGGATCTAATATCAGTCCCGTTTTTTCCTGAATCATTTCATGCTTTTTGGACTTGCGCAATTCGTCGCAATAATCTGCTGTGCGTTTATCTTGCCAAACGATGGCATTATAAATGGGTTTTCCAGTTTCTTTGTTCCAGAC encodes the following:
- the glpK gene encoding glycerol kinase GlpK, which codes for MEQQYILAMDQGTTSSRAIIFDKDRNIVSIAQKEFTQIFPQPGWVEHDPHEIWSTQAGVTAEATTKAGLNGKNIAAIGITNQRETVVVWNKETGKPIYNAIVWQDKRTADYCDELRKSKKHEMIQEKTGLILDPYFSATKIKWILDNVEGAREKAQNGELICGTIDTWLVWNLTRGDAHITDVTNASRTLLFNIHSMEWDEELLELFDIPAAMLPQVKESSEIYGESRTTIFAHKVKIAGIAGDQQAALFGQQCIEKGMVKNTYGTGCFMLMNIGDKPIRSKNNLLTTVAWKINGRTEYALEGSIFIGGALVQWLRDNLNIIHKSADVEQLALTEKDNGGVTFIPTFAGLGAPYWNARAQGTLFGLTRATTNGHIARASLEAISLQTRDVLQAMGADSGIPIKELRVDGGATGNDLLMQIQANILNCNVVRPKITETTALGAAYLAGLAVGYWKDPQEISKFWAQDRLFEPETEQEEQTNKIIKLWTKGVKALQYWTEN
- a CDS encoding MIP/aquaporin family protein translates to MNHYLAEFIGTTLLLLLGNGVVANVILKGTKGENGGWIVITTAWALAVYVGVVFAGPYTGAHLNPAVTIAVALNNGLSWTEVPGYILAQIAGGFCGAMLTYFMHKDHFDATSDATTKLGVFATIPNIRNTSTNLVSEIIGTFVLIFAIFFITGQEITINEKTEPIGMGSLGAIPVAFVVWAIGLSLGGTTGYAINPARDLGPRLFHALWPIKGKGSSDWSYAWIPILGPIIGAILAFALYICIKPA
- a CDS encoding GNAT family N-acetyltransferase, with the protein product MQEIIPPVDRALLKTELNKDVFLRYTNNGNNEIYLINYHNSPNVMREIGRLRELTFRGAGGGTGLSIDIDENDTCEDCYDQLIAWNPEDEEVVAGYRVIKCADAGEVNGVPNLSTAHYFQFSDLFAQEYLPYTIELGRSFVQPKYQPAIDNRKGIFSLDNLWDGLGALVMLNPEIKYLFGKVTMYPHYNKDARDMLLYFMDYYFPDHDNLVLPLPALEIKNDYDRFIGIFDGLDYREGYKVLNSRVRALGENIPPLINTYMNLSPTMKSFGIARNDEFGTVEEKGILIVIDDVYPGKKERHMNTFERDREYGHRKPKRG